The proteins below come from a single Bacillus spongiae genomic window:
- a CDS encoding vitamin B12-dependent ribonucleotide reductase, which translates to MLVASNSKMSINVERLNKDISLFPQVHPVTSEMNTTHKGVSRLVMIDRYSFKDTEKMTLSEGDFVVLTIKDDPKFPARGLGFIKKIDWEQNMADVWIEEEFRSAIDHPLEAKTGIVSRNLDVIEKPLEVYYEQIAKRNATGLAAVEKTEEKRQEWFEKFYHELSKLHFVPAGRVLYGAGAATDVTYFNCYVMPFVQDSREGISEHRKQVMEIMSRGGGVGTNGSTLRPRNTLAKGVNGKSSGSVSWLDDIAKLTHLVEQGGSRRGAQMIMLADWHPDIIEFIISKMQNPAILRFLLENTEDEQIKKVAINKLKFTPLTSEEKAMYQGIVNYKHIEGFGGFDENIISNAEEKLQTGGNYSVHNSEFLTGANISVCLTNDFMEAVENDGEYELRFPDVESYNERDMEVYNNEWQKVGDVREWEKMGHKVRSYRKIRARELWNLINICATYSAEPGIFFIDNANDKTNAKAYDQKVVATNPCGEQPLAPYSVCNLAAINLAQFAEKETKTVNFEKLKQTVEVGVRMQDNVIDATPYFLDENKKQALGERRVGLGVMGLADLLIYCEKEYGSPEGNELVEEVFKTIAVTAYQTSVNLAKEKGSFPFLEGANDDETLRLRRRFVETGFMSQMPIEVKNAILENGIRNSHLLTVAPTGSTGTMVGVSTGLEPYFSFTYYRSGRLGKFIEVKADIVQEYLQHHPDTDPSELPHWFVTAMDLKPEAHADVQCVIQRWIDSSISKTVNAPQGFAVEQVEKVYERLYKGGAKGGTVYVDGSRDSQVLTLKAEENGTENKDDKKENQHKVVLVDTIQEIRSTNVTIGSEVGNTCPVCRKGTVKEVGGCNTCTNCGAQLKCGL; encoded by the coding sequence ATGTTAGTTGCTTCAAATAGTAAAATGTCGATAAATGTGGAACGGTTAAATAAGGATATTTCTTTATTTCCACAGGTTCATCCTGTTACGTCAGAAATGAATACGACTCACAAAGGTGTATCACGGTTAGTCATGATCGATCGTTACTCTTTCAAGGACACAGAAAAAATGACGTTATCTGAGGGAGATTTTGTCGTACTAACGATAAAAGATGATCCTAAGTTTCCGGCACGAGGGCTAGGGTTTATAAAGAAGATTGATTGGGAACAAAACATGGCCGATGTGTGGATTGAGGAAGAATTCAGAAGTGCAATTGATCACCCACTTGAAGCCAAGACTGGAATCGTTTCAAGAAATTTAGATGTCATTGAAAAACCTCTCGAAGTGTATTATGAACAAATTGCCAAACGGAATGCGACTGGTCTAGCTGCCGTGGAGAAAACGGAAGAAAAACGCCAAGAGTGGTTTGAGAAATTTTATCATGAACTATCCAAGTTACACTTTGTACCAGCTGGACGAGTACTATACGGAGCGGGTGCGGCAACGGATGTAACGTATTTTAATTGCTATGTTATGCCTTTTGTTCAAGATTCAAGAGAAGGTATTTCTGAACACCGAAAACAGGTAATGGAGATTATGAGCCGTGGAGGTGGAGTTGGAACGAACGGATCCACTTTAAGACCACGTAACACTTTAGCAAAAGGAGTAAATGGAAAATCTTCTGGATCTGTTTCTTGGCTGGATGATATTGCGAAACTAACACATCTAGTTGAACAAGGTGGATCAAGACGTGGAGCTCAAATGATTATGCTGGCGGACTGGCATCCAGATATTATAGAGTTTATTATTTCGAAAATGCAAAACCCGGCAATTCTTCGCTTTTTGTTAGAAAATACAGAAGATGAACAAATAAAAAAAGTGGCGATCAACAAGTTGAAGTTTACGCCTCTAACTTCAGAAGAAAAAGCGATGTATCAAGGGATAGTGAATTACAAACACATTGAAGGGTTTGGCGGGTTTGACGAAAATATTATTTCAAATGCTGAAGAAAAATTACAAACGGGCGGTAACTACAGTGTTCATAATTCAGAGTTTTTAACAGGGGCTAATATATCTGTTTGTTTAACAAATGATTTTATGGAAGCTGTTGAAAATGATGGAGAGTACGAGCTGCGTTTTCCAGATGTTGAAAGCTATAATGAACGTGATATGGAAGTGTACAATAACGAGTGGCAAAAAGTAGGGGATGTACGTGAGTGGGAAAAGATGGGTCATAAAGTACGTTCATATCGAAAAATTCGTGCAAGAGAGTTATGGAATTTAATCAATATTTGTGCGACATATTCTGCTGAACCTGGTATTTTCTTTATCGATAATGCCAACGATAAAACGAATGCAAAAGCTTATGATCAAAAAGTTGTGGCGACAAACCCATGCGGTGAACAACCACTTGCACCTTATTCTGTTTGTAATTTGGCGGCCATTAATTTAGCTCAATTCGCAGAAAAAGAAACGAAGACCGTTAATTTTGAGAAATTAAAGCAAACGGTTGAGGTGGGTGTCAGAATGCAAGATAACGTTATCGACGCCACTCCTTATTTTCTAGATGAAAACAAAAAACAAGCACTTGGAGAGCGACGAGTGGGCCTTGGTGTAATGGGCCTTGCCGATTTATTAATATATTGTGAGAAAGAATACGGATCTCCTGAAGGAAATGAATTAGTAGAGGAAGTCTTTAAAACGATTGCCGTAACAGCGTATCAAACATCTGTTAATCTTGCGAAAGAAAAAGGCAGCTTTCCATTCCTCGAAGGAGCTAACGATGATGAAACTTTACGTTTAAGACGGAGGTTTGTAGAAACGGGCTTTATGTCTCAGATGCCAATAGAAGTAAAAAATGCGATTCTTGAGAATGGGATTCGAAATTCGCATCTTCTTACTGTTGCTCCAACGGGAAGTACAGGTACGATGGTAGGGGTGTCGACAGGTCTTGAACCTTATTTCTCCTTTACGTATTACAGAAGCGGTCGATTAGGAAAATTCATTGAAGTAAAAGCAGATATCGTACAAGAGTATTTGCAACATCACCCTGATACAGATCCATCTGAATTACCTCATTGGTTTGTGACGGCAATGGATTTAAAGCCGGAAGCTCATGCAGATGTACAATGTGTCATTCAGCGTTGGATTGATAGCTCGATATCGAAGACAGTGAATGCACCACAAGGATTTGCCGTGGAACAAGTGGAAAAGGTATATGAACGTCTTTACAAAGGCGGGGCTAAAGGTGGTACCGTTTATGTAGATGGAAGTCGTGATTCCCAAGTACTCACGTTAAAAGCCGAGGAAAATGGCACGGAAAACAAAGATGACAAGAAGGAAAATCAGCATAAAGTGGTGTTAGTTGATACGATTCAAGAAATTCGCTCGACAAATGTTACGATAGGATCAGAAGTAGGAAATACTTGTCCTGTCTGCCGAAAAGGAACGGTGAAGGAAGTTGGCGGCTGTAATACTTGTACGAATTGTGGTGCACAGTTAAAGTGTGGACTATAA
- a CDS encoding DUF1385 domain-containing protein, protein MDNKQKPVYGGQAVVEGVMFGGKKHTVTAIRRKDGSLDYFHSPRKSKPLIQKLKKIPFLRGVVAIVEASANGSKHLNFSTERYDVDPKDDGTVKSEEVSKLTMILGVAAVGVLSFIFGKTLFTLIPLFLAELLSPIFPGYYTQIFLEGLFKLVLLLVYIYAISLTPLIKRVFQYHGAEHKVINAYENNLPLSVENVQAQSRLHYRCGSSFIIFTVFVGVFVYMFVPIDPLWVRIVNRLALIPVVLGVSFEVLQLTNRFREVPVLRFLGYPGLWLQLLTTKEPDDSQVEVAIASFEELIKMENGSKTRLNSEEIV, encoded by the coding sequence ATGGACAATAAACAAAAACCTGTTTATGGTGGTCAGGCAGTTGTAGAAGGGGTTATGTTTGGTGGAAAAAAACATACCGTTACAGCGATTCGAAGGAAGGATGGTTCTCTTGATTATTTCCACTCTCCACGAAAGTCAAAACCACTTATTCAAAAGCTCAAAAAAATCCCTTTTTTACGTGGTGTCGTGGCAATAGTTGAAGCAAGTGCAAATGGTTCAAAACATTTAAACTTCTCAACCGAACGATATGACGTCGACCCGAAAGATGATGGAACCGTAAAATCCGAAGAGGTCAGCAAACTAACGATGATTCTCGGAGTAGCAGCAGTTGGTGTTCTTTCATTTATCTTTGGAAAAACGTTATTTACGCTCATCCCTTTGTTTTTAGCAGAGCTATTAAGTCCGATTTTCCCAGGTTACTACACACAAATTTTTCTTGAGGGCCTTTTCAAGCTGGTATTATTGCTTGTTTATATATACGCCATCAGTTTAACGCCCCTTATTAAACGGGTTTTTCAATATCATGGAGCTGAGCATAAGGTAATAAACGCGTATGAAAATAATTTACCTTTATCCGTCGAGAATGTTCAAGCACAATCTCGCCTGCATTATCGCTGTGGAAGCTCATTTATTATTTTCACTGTGTTTGTCGGAGTATTTGTTTATATGTTTGTTCCAATTGATCCACTTTGGGTCAGAATTGTGAATCGACTAGCGCTTATCCCTGTTGTTTTAGGTGTATCGTTTGAAGTTTTACAATTAACAAACCGCTTTCGGGAAGTACCTGTTTTACGATTTTTAGGTTATCCAGGTCTTTGGTTACAACTATTAACAACTAAAGAACCTGACGATTCTCAAGTAGAAGTGGCAATCGCTTCCTTTGAAGAATTAATAAAAATGGAAAACGGTTCTAAAACAAGATTAAATTCAGAAGAAATTGTCTAA
- the gcvPB gene encoding aminomethyl-transferring glycine dehydrogenase subunit GcvPB — protein sequence MHKENQPLIFELTKEGRIGYSLPELDVEVADLSQLLPEEYIREEEPELPEVSELDIMRHYTALSNRNHGVDSGFYPLGSCTMKYNPKINENVARYPGFAHVHPLQPESSTQGAMELMYDLQEHLKEITGMDEVTLQPAAGAHGEWTGLMMIRAYHEANGDVNRTKVIVPDSAHGTNPASATVAGFETVTVKSDENGLVDLDDLKRVVGEDTAALMLTNPNTLGLFEENILEMATIIHDAGGKLYYDGANLNAVMSKARPGDMGFDVVHLNLHKTFTGPHGGGGPGSGPVGVKSDLIPYLPKPTLEKDGETYFFNYDRPDSIGRVKPFYGNFGINVRAYTYIRTMGPDGLKAVTENAVLNANYMMRRLEPYFDLPYNRHCKHEFVLSGRRQKKLGVRTLDMAKRLLDFGYHPPTIYFPLNVEEGMMIEPTETESKETLDAFIDAMIQIAKETEENPETVQEAPHTTVISRLDEATAARKPILRYQK from the coding sequence ATGCATAAAGAAAATCAGCCACTCATATTTGAATTAACAAAAGAAGGACGTATTGGATATAGTCTTCCAGAGCTAGATGTTGAAGTAGCCGACCTTTCTCAGCTTTTACCGGAAGAATATATTCGAGAAGAAGAACCTGAGCTTCCTGAAGTTTCTGAGCTAGATATTATGAGACATTATACCGCCTTATCGAACCGTAACCATGGTGTTGATTCGGGATTTTATCCATTGGGCTCTTGTACAATGAAATATAATCCGAAAATCAATGAAAATGTTGCAAGATATCCAGGGTTTGCCCATGTTCACCCATTGCAGCCGGAATCATCTACTCAAGGTGCGATGGAGTTAATGTATGACCTACAAGAGCATTTAAAAGAAATTACGGGAATGGATGAGGTCACACTCCAACCTGCTGCAGGTGCCCACGGAGAATGGACAGGGCTTATGATGATTCGTGCTTACCATGAAGCAAATGGAGATGTAAACCGAACAAAAGTCATTGTACCCGATTCTGCTCATGGTACGAATCCAGCTTCCGCCACTGTGGCAGGATTTGAAACCGTAACGGTAAAGTCAGATGAAAATGGACTTGTTGACTTAGACGATCTAAAACGAGTAGTAGGTGAGGATACAGCTGCCTTAATGCTTACGAATCCGAATACTTTAGGGTTATTTGAAGAGAACATTTTGGAGATGGCGACCATTATCCATGATGCAGGAGGCAAGTTGTATTATGATGGCGCGAATTTAAATGCGGTTATGTCAAAAGCTAGACCGGGGGATATGGGCTTTGATGTTGTTCATTTAAATCTTCATAAAACGTTTACGGGTCCTCACGGTGGTGGAGGTCCAGGATCAGGCCCTGTTGGAGTGAAATCAGACCTGATTCCTTATTTACCAAAGCCTACGCTCGAGAAAGATGGAGAAACCTATTTCTTCAATTATGATCGTCCAGATTCTATCGGACGCGTTAAGCCTTTCTATGGAAACTTTGGAATCAACGTCAGGGCTTATACGTATATTCGTACAATGGGGCCTGATGGCTTAAAAGCGGTGACGGAAAATGCGGTATTGAATGCGAATTATATGATGAGAAGACTAGAGCCTTATTTTGACCTTCCTTATAATCGTCACTGTAAACATGAATTCGTGCTAAGTGGTCGTCGTCAAAAGAAACTAGGTGTTAGAACGCTAGATATGGCGAAGCGATTATTAGACTTCGGTTATCATCCACCAACCATTTACTTCCCATTAAACGTGGAAGAAGGAATGATGATTGAGCCGACAGAAACAGAATCAAAAGAAACGTTGGATGCATTTATTGATGCGATGATCCAAATTGCTAAAGAAACAGAAGAAAATCCTGAAACGGTGCAAGAAGCCCCTCATACGACGGTTATCAGTCGTTTAGATGAAGCGACAGCAGCTCGTAAACCGATTTTACGTTATCAAAAATAA
- a CDS encoding patatin-like phospholipase family protein, translated as MQIDVVFSGGGIKGFALIGAYQAIEEKGYIIKRVAGTSAGAIISGFIAAGYKSEDIKVIMSEVELSNLFDPSFRFLPGPLRKWLSLYFQLGIYKGKKIENWIEDKLDQKGIKTFADLPPQALRVVASDLTTGRLLVLPDDLIHYGIDPESFSVAKAIYMSSALPYFFQPVKMKSNGDTSVIIDGGVLSNFPLWLFDKDNIKKTRPVLGVKLSHRYEDMPKHEIDNGIDMFEALFETMKSAHDARYISRKHEKNIIFIPTDGVLTTEFQLTEQKKIALINQGRKMANKFLMRWSH; from the coding sequence GTGCAGATAGATGTGGTTTTTTCTGGAGGGGGTATTAAAGGTTTTGCGTTGATTGGAGCGTATCAAGCAATAGAAGAAAAAGGCTATATCATTAAACGAGTAGCTGGTACCAGTGCCGGAGCGATAATTTCTGGATTTATTGCCGCAGGGTATAAAAGTGAAGATATAAAGGTTATTATGTCTGAAGTGGAGTTATCAAACTTATTTGATCCTAGTTTTCGCTTTTTACCAGGTCCTTTAAGGAAATGGTTGTCTTTGTATTTTCAGCTAGGAATATATAAAGGAAAGAAAATAGAGAACTGGATTGAAGATAAATTAGATCAAAAAGGCATTAAGACATTTGCTGACTTGCCACCCCAAGCATTGCGTGTAGTTGCGTCAGATTTAACGACCGGACGCTTATTGGTTTTACCAGACGATTTAATTCATTATGGAATTGATCCAGAAAGTTTCTCTGTTGCAAAAGCCATCTACATGAGTTCTGCCTTGCCCTACTTTTTTCAACCGGTTAAAATGAAGTCTAATGGTGATACTTCGGTAATCATTGATGGAGGTGTGCTCAGTAACTTTCCATTATGGTTGTTTGATAAAGATAACATAAAAAAAACGCGACCAGTTTTAGGAGTAAAATTAAGTCATCGTTATGAAGATATGCCTAAACATGAAATTGACAATGGGATAGATATGTTTGAGGCACTATTTGAAACGATGAAAAGTGCACATGATGCACGATACATTTCTAGAAAGCATGAGAAGAATATCATTTTTATTCCAACAGATGGAGTATTAACAACAGAGTTTCAATTAACGGAACAAAAAAAAATCGCCCTTATCAATCAAGGGCGTAAAATGGCAAATAAATTTTTAATGAGATGGTCGCACTAA
- a CDS encoding VOC family protein, translating to MNTNMIQKVGQIGIPVIDLERATHFYQEKLELPLLFNTSSMAFFECNGLRLLLSIAEKETFKQSSSVIYFQVENIKKSADELLGKGVLFLDEPHLVAKMGQTETWMTFFQDTEGNTHALMSEITTS from the coding sequence ATGAATACAAATATGATTCAAAAAGTCGGTCAGATTGGGATACCTGTAATAGACCTAGAGAGAGCCACCCATTTTTATCAAGAAAAGCTTGAATTACCACTTCTATTTAACACAAGTAGTATGGCATTTTTCGAGTGTAATGGGCTACGACTTCTTTTAAGCATAGCGGAGAAAGAAACGTTTAAGCAATCAAGCTCTGTCATTTACTTTCAAGTAGAAAATATAAAAAAATCCGCTGATGAATTACTTGGAAAAGGGGTGCTTTTTCTAGATGAACCACATCTTGTAGCCAAAATGGGACAAACAGAGACGTGGATGACGTTTTTCCAAGATACAGAGGGGAATACTCATGCTTTAATGAGTGAAATAACGACTTCGTAA
- the aroQ gene encoding type II 3-dehydroquinate dehydratase, translating into MDKLLLLNGPNLNRLGKREPTIYGFTTLKELEKTVEKQALQWGYHLESLQSNHEGDLIDALHDAEDREMKGVIINPGALTHYSYALRDAISSISIPVVEVHISNIHAREPFRHESVTAPVTKGQIVGFGLFGYELALKALIQFIKGV; encoded by the coding sequence ATGGATAAGTTGTTACTATTGAACGGTCCTAACCTTAATCGGTTAGGAAAAAGAGAACCAACGATTTACGGTTTTACCACGCTTAAAGAGCTGGAGAAAACAGTAGAAAAGCAGGCGTTACAATGGGGATATCATTTGGAGTCTCTTCAATCTAATCATGAAGGAGATCTCATTGATGCACTTCATGATGCAGAAGATAGAGAGATGAAGGGAGTAATTATTAATCCTGGTGCGTTAACACATTATAGTTATGCACTGAGAGATGCGATTTCTTCTATTTCAATCCCAGTCGTGGAAGTACATATATCAAATATTCATGCCCGTGAACCTTTTCGACATGAGTCAGTTACGGCACCGGTCACAAAGGGACAGATTGTTGGGTTTGGATTATTTGGTTACGAACTAGCATTAAAAGCCTTAATTCAATTTATTAAAGGAGTGTAA
- a CDS encoding SA1362 family protein has translation MPFRSIFLYTVIILAAIGFGSVLIDNPLSIIRYAFFVAISVGLFFLIYRVFMKRKPNFQQQRAYLQAAKFSKKRMKSKSAKSSIRQRPLRKRSDVKLTVIEGKKNKKKNRASL, from the coding sequence ATGCCCTTTCGGTCCATTTTCCTTTACACTGTTATTATTCTAGCAGCGATTGGGTTTGGTTCAGTACTCATTGACAACCCTTTAAGCATCATCCGATATGCTTTCTTTGTAGCTATTAGTGTAGGACTCTTTTTTCTTATCTACCGTGTTTTTATGAAAAGAAAACCTAATTTTCAACAGCAACGTGCCTATTTGCAAGCTGCAAAATTTTCGAAAAAGCGCATGAAGTCTAAATCGGCGAAATCATCCATTCGACAACGGCCTTTACGAAAGCGTTCTGATGTAAAACTAACTGTAATAGAAGGAAAGAAAAACAAAAAGAAAAACAGGGCTAGCTTATAA
- a CDS encoding YqhR family membrane protein — protein MAEKKETDKLEQNQKEKPIPFLLNVVLTGFIGGVLWSGIAYFTYIFHFTTISPNIFFEPWAAGEWKDSWIGILLSIIGYGIVSIGAALIYYGLFRKLRSMWVGAAYGIGLFLIVILLLNPLFKSMKSLTELDINTLITCVCIYLLYGVFIGFSISYEEEERMNQEQQQGKDVSQN, from the coding sequence ATGGCAGAAAAAAAAGAAACAGATAAATTAGAGCAAAATCAAAAAGAAAAACCAATACCATTTCTGCTGAACGTCGTATTAACTGGTTTTATTGGTGGAGTGTTATGGAGTGGTATAGCCTATTTTACGTATATATTCCATTTTACAACAATTAGTCCTAATATTTTCTTTGAACCTTGGGCTGCAGGAGAGTGGAAAGACTCTTGGATTGGAATACTATTATCGATTATTGGCTATGGAATCGTATCAATAGGAGCAGCATTAATTTATTATGGCCTCTTTCGAAAATTACGATCGATGTGGGTAGGAGCAGCCTACGGAATCGGATTGTTTTTGATCGTCATCTTGTTGCTAAATCCCTTATTTAAGAGCATGAAGTCCTTGACTGAGTTGGACATAAATACACTTATTACGTGTGTATGTATCTATTTATTGTACGGAGTTTTTATTGGTTTTTCTATATCGTATGAAGAAGAAGAACGAATGAACCAGGAGCAACAACAGGGAAAAGATGTGAGTCAGAATTAA
- a CDS encoding Xaa-Pro peptidase family protein translates to MSKLAKLREQFDKENIDGMLLTSTYNRRYMTNFTGSTGVALITKSKALFITDFRYTEQATDQCEGFDIIEHKGGPIVAEVAKQVKELDVKKLGFEKDHVTFATYAQYNQEVQAELVPVSGMVENLRLIKTPSEIKILKEAADIADAAFKHILDFIAPGKTELEVSNELEFFMRKCGATSSSFDIIVASGKRSALPHGVASNKVIEKGDFITLDYGAYYKGYASDMTRTVAVGQPSDKLVEIYQVVLDSQLKAMDEIKPGMTGIEADAISRDYIKEKGYGDYFGHSLGHGIGLEVHEGPGLSFRSNTVLEPGMVVTVEPGIYLKGIGGVRIEDDTVITENGNETLTHSTKDLIIL, encoded by the coding sequence ATGAGCAAATTAGCCAAACTAAGAGAGCAGTTCGATAAAGAAAATATTGATGGAATGCTTCTTACAAGTACATATAATCGCCGATATATGACGAATTTCACAGGGTCAACAGGTGTAGCCCTTATTACAAAAAGTAAAGCGTTATTTATTACTGATTTTCGTTATACAGAGCAAGCTACAGATCAGTGTGAAGGCTTTGATATTATCGAACATAAAGGTGGTCCTATCGTAGCAGAAGTAGCCAAGCAAGTGAAGGAACTGGATGTAAAAAAACTCGGTTTTGAGAAAGATCATGTAACGTTTGCCACGTATGCTCAATATAATCAGGAGGTTCAAGCAGAGCTAGTTCCTGTTTCTGGAATGGTGGAAAACTTACGCTTGATTAAGACTCCTTCAGAGATTAAGATATTAAAGGAAGCTGCGGATATCGCTGATGCAGCATTCAAGCATATTCTTGATTTTATTGCACCTGGTAAAACAGAGCTGGAAGTTTCTAATGAGCTTGAATTTTTTATGAGAAAGTGCGGTGCCACTTCATCTTCCTTTGATATCATTGTGGCTTCTGGTAAACGCTCTGCCCTTCCTCATGGTGTAGCCTCCAATAAAGTGATTGAAAAAGGCGATTTTATCACACTTGATTATGGTGCATACTATAAGGGATACGCGTCAGATATGACTCGAACAGTAGCTGTTGGACAACCGAGTGATAAGCTAGTCGAAATATACCAAGTTGTTCTTGATTCTCAATTAAAAGCCATGGATGAAATTAAACCTGGTATGACGGGAATCGAAGCGGATGCTATTTCCCGTGATTACATAAAAGAAAAAGGGTATGGTGACTATTTCGGACATTCGTTAGGACATGGAATTGGACTTGAAGTGCATGAGGGGCCTGGTCTGTCATTCCGTTCCAATACGGTGCTTGAACCAGGAATGGTTGTAACGGTTGAACCAGGGATTTACCTAAAAGGAATCGGCGGTGTTAGAATTGAAGATGATACCGTTATCACTGAAAATGGGAATGAAACACTGACACACTCAACAAAAGATTTAATTATATTGTAA
- a CDS encoding rhodanese-like domain-containing protein yields the protein MYRISLKGARKLATWQILLVIIFAIIVYSVVMYLRQKRILNALSEDDFRAGYRKAQLIDVREQNEFEGGHILGARNIPLSQLKTRIAEIRPDKPVYLYCQSGMRCGRAAGMLYRKGYKDLNHLQGGFKKWTGKIKKKN from the coding sequence ATGTATCGTATTAGTTTGAAAGGGGCAAGAAAGTTGGCAACTTGGCAGATTTTATTAGTTATTATTTTTGCTATTATTGTTTACTCAGTGGTTATGTATCTCAGACAAAAGCGCATTCTAAATGCCTTATCCGAAGATGATTTCCGCGCTGGTTATCGCAAAGCACAGCTCATTGATGTTCGCGAACAGAACGAATTCGAAGGAGGCCATATTTTAGGTGCACGTAATATTCCACTTTCGCAATTAAAAACGCGAATAGCGGAAATCCGTCCGGATAAACCAGTATACTTATACTGTCAAAGTGGAATGAGATGCGGACGTGCAGCTGGAATGCTTTATCGAAAAGGATATAAAGATCTCAATCACCTTCAAGGTGGTTTTAAAAAATGGACTGGGAAAATTAAAAAGAAAAACTAG
- a CDS encoding biotin/lipoate A/B protein ligase family protein: MGKEVWRFIDSGECSPYYNMALDEALLNWHSEGKIPPTIRFYEWNPATLSIGYFQKIDREINLDMVKEHGLGFVRRPTGGRGVLHEHELTYSVIVSEDHPEMPKTVTEAYRVISQGILNGFHQLGLEAYFAIPRTNEERKSLKDPRSSVCFDAPSWYELVVEGRKVAGSAQTRQKGVILQHGSILLDLDEDKLFSLFKYPNDRVKERMQRAFKNKAVAINDISSRRVSIEEAKTAFHKGFEDGLSITLEPYELSKTEKDYVEELALQKYASKEWNFKR; this comes from the coding sequence ATGGGAAAAGAAGTATGGAGATTTATAGATAGTGGTGAATGTTCACCGTATTATAATATGGCTTTAGATGAAGCCTTACTTAATTGGCATAGCGAAGGGAAGATTCCGCCAACGATTCGTTTTTATGAGTGGAACCCGGCGACCTTATCCATAGGATATTTCCAAAAGATTGATCGTGAAATCAATTTAGACATGGTAAAAGAGCATGGGTTAGGATTTGTACGGAGACCTACTGGAGGTCGTGGCGTTCTCCATGAGCATGAGCTGACCTACAGTGTGATTGTAAGTGAAGACCATCCTGAGATGCCCAAAACGGTGACAGAGGCGTATCGCGTTATTTCTCAAGGGATTTTAAATGGATTCCACCAATTGGGTTTAGAAGCTTATTTTGCTATTCCAAGAACGAATGAGGAACGTAAAAGCCTTAAAGACCCCCGTTCTTCTGTCTGTTTTGATGCACCAAGCTGGTATGAGCTAGTTGTTGAAGGAAGAAAAGTAGCAGGAAGTGCTCAAACTCGTCAAAAAGGGGTTATTTTACAACATGGATCGATTCTGTTGGACCTCGATGAAGATAAGTTATTTAGTCTTTTCAAGTATCCAAATGATCGTGTGAAGGAAAGAATGCAGCGGGCATTTAAAAATAAGGCTGTTGCCATTAATGATATTTCCTCACGGAGAGTTTCAATTGAAGAAGCTAAAACAGCTTTTCATAAGGGGTTTGAAGATGGGCTTTCCATTACATTAGAGCCGTATGAATTATCGAAAACGGAAAAGGATTATGTTGAAGAGCTAGCATTACAAAAATATGCTTCAAAAGAGTGGAATTTTAAAAGATAA